One Amaranthus tricolor cultivar Red isolate AtriRed21 chromosome 1, ASM2621246v1, whole genome shotgun sequence DNA window includes the following coding sequences:
- the LOC130826062 gene encoding DNA (cytosine-5)-methyltransferase 1A-like has translation MGTKKNASVEVVASNNAEANGPGTETLKGKKKKRDRNEANGENACAEVVPSSNAEANGPNTETLKGKKKKRDRNEANGENALGSRRMPKRAAACLDFKEKNVPLSEKDHLVDAKRVPTVESEIAAIGLTTGHDDPRPNRRLIDFIFHDEDGKAQPVEILEVTDLFITGVILPLEPSGDPSKDKGVRCEGFGRIETWDISGYEDGEPTIWISTDIGDYDCWKPAASYKKIYGLFYEKARACTEVYKKLSRSSGGNPDIALDELIALLVRSMSGSKNFPPGASIKEFIISRGEFIYNQLIGLDITSNKKDQKFSDLPVLVSLRDECKKNVAYAQDTAAPMNLATGGSLKIGDVEKKNNSDSSMLAAEEDEDAKLARLLQEEEEWRSMNQRKGRRQVANKYYVKINEDEIAIDYPLPAYYKPNSEETDEYIIFDNDMDVTDPDLLPRSMLHNWSLYNSDSRLVSLELLPMKPCDDIDVAIFGSGIVTDDDGSGFCLDADIQSSSASSEAQDVGGIPVYLSAIKEWMIEIGASMAFISIRTDMAWYRLGKPSKQYAPWYETVIKTARLATGIITLLKEQSRVARLSFSEIIKRVAEFDKTHPAFISSNPAMVEKYVVVHGQILLQQFAEYPDNSIRNSPFVSGLYDKMLTRHHTKWIVKKKAVTRRGANLNPVAKLVPIAKRKLMPATTTRLINRIWGEFYSKYAPEELKEEVVAEIKEEEILEEEEEQEEDVEEEQEEKVSVEKSNKKCRTSEKRKLSSSQDVKWEGEVIQKAGSSESLYKQANVFGESIAVGGCVLVETDESEELPPIYFVEYLYEKSGGKKMVHGRLLLRGSQTVLGNAANESEVFLTENCMDFELGGIQRSVHVEFFRVEWGYQHRKANAVKDKIDRSNAEKKSKGLPLEYYCKSFYQPDKGAFFCLPHNSMGDGNGICHACETRLTEKEHKSLKVNPSKTCFSYEGVEYNIGDFFYVGPRYFAEDEKESETFKSSRNVGLKPFVICQLLGIEPAKSSRKSDPESIKIKARRFFRPEDISAEKAYRSDVREVYFSEQTQLLSVAVVQGKCQVRRKHDMPSSNYPAFYEHVFFCEHLYDPDSGATKQLPGNVKLGSTDDESLSRKKGKGKQIEDDELIKSEDDTPKTQLATLDIFAGCGGLSEGLEQSGVSQTKWAIEYEEPAGEAFKLNHPGASVFINNCNVILSAIMSACGDEDDCISTSDALEEAKKLDDKAISDLPRPGQVDFINGGPPCQGFSGMNRFNKSAWSKVQCEMILAFLSFADYFRPKYFLLENVRNFVSFNKCQTFRLTLASLLEMGYQVRFGILEAGACGVSQSRKRAFIWAASPEEILPDWPEPMHVFAGSELKINLDGNTQYAAVRSTATGAPFRSITVRDTIGDLPAVENGASLATMEYKSEPISWFQKMIRRDMVTLTDHISKEMNELNLIRCQKIPKRPGADWRDLPDEKVKLSTGQLVDLVPWCLPNTAERHNQWKGLFGRLDWEGNFPTSITDPQPMGKVGMCFHPDQDRIVTVRECARSQGFPDNYKFAGNIQHRHRQIGNAVPPPLAFALGRKLKEAVEKKQCAS, from the exons ATGGGGACAAAAAAGAATGCTAGTGTGGAAGTAGTGGCTTCTAATAACGCCGAAGCAAATGGACCTGGTACTGAAACTTTGAAaggaaagaagaaaaagagagaTAGAAATGAGGCCAATGGGGAAAATGCTTGTGCGGAAGTAGTGCCTTCTAGTAACGCCGAAGCAAATGGACCTAATACTGAAACCTTGAAaggaaagaagaaaaagagagaTAGAAACGAGGCCAATGGGGAAAATGCTTTGGGTTCTCGGAGAATGCCCAAGCGAGCTGCAGCATGTTTGGACTTTAAGGAAAAGAATGTCCCTCTATCGGAAAAAGATCACCTTGTGGATGCAAAAAGGGTGCCCACTGTTGAAAGTGAGATAGCTGCGATTGGCTTAACTACAGGCCATGATGATCCTAGACCCAATCGACgcctcattgattttatttttcatgatgAGGATGGAAAAGCACAACCAGTGGAGATTCTTGAAGTTACTGATTTGTTTATTACGGGTGTAATTTTGCCGCTAGAGCCTAGTGGTGATCCAAGCAAAGACAAGGGAGTAAGATGCGAGGGCTTTGGTCGGATTGAGACATGGGATATATCGGGCTATGAAGATGGTGAACCAACTATTTGGATATCCACCGATATAGGTGATTACGATTGTTGGAAGCCCGCTGCTTCGTACAAGAAAATATATGGACTTTTCTATGAGAAGGCACGTGCGTGCACTGAAGTCTACAAGAAATTGTCAAGGTCTTCGGGGGGTAACCCTGACATAGCTCTTGATGAATTGATCGCTTTACTAGTTCGATCTATGAGTGGAAGTAAAAATTTCCCTCCTGGTGCATCAATCAAAGAGTTCATCATTTCACGGGGTGAGTTCATCTACAATCAGTTAATTGGATTGGACATTACATCCAACAAGAAAGACCAGAAATTTTCTGATCTCCCTGTGCTCGTGTCCCTCCGTGATGAGTGTAAAAAGAATGTTGCATATGCGCAAGACACTGCCGCTCCCATGAATCTGGCTACTGGTGGGAGTCTTAAAATCGGGGATGTCGAAAAGAAAAACAACTCGGATTCATCTATGCTTGCCGCAGAAGAGGATGAGGATGCCAAATTGGCTAGATTGTTAcaggaagaagaagaatggcGGTCTATGAATCAGAGGAAAGGAAGACGCCAAGTTGCAAATAAGTACTATGTCAAGATTAATGAAGATGAAATTGCCATCGACTATCCCCTCCCTGCATACTACAAACCCAACAGTGAAGAGACTGACGAGTATATTATCTTTGATAATGACATGGATGTCACTGATCCAGATCTGCTGCCGAGAAGCATGCTTCATAATTGGTCACTTTATAACTCCGATTCACGATTGGTCTCTTTGGAACTTCTTCCTATGAAACCTTGTGATGACATTGATGTTGCTATTTTCGGGTCTGGGATTGTTACCGATGATGACGGAAGTGGATTTTGTCTCGATGCTGATATTCAATCTTCATCAGCTTCTTCTGAGGCACAGGATGTGGGTGGAATCCCTGTTTATTTGAGTGCAATAAAGGAATGGATGATCGAAATCGGAGCTTCCATGGCCTTCATATCTATCAGAACCGACATGGCCTG GTATAGGCTCGGCAAACCATCGAAGCAATATGCTCCATGGTAtgaaacagttataaaaacAGCAAGGCTCGCAACTGGCATCATTACACTATTAAAGGAGCAGAGTCGTGTTGCACGTCTGTCCTTTTCCGAAATCATCAAAAGAGTGGCAGAATTCGACAAAACCCACCCTGCTTTTATATCATCAAATCCAGCTATGGTAGAAAAGTATGTGGTGGTCCATGGCCAGATACTACTCCAACAGTTTGCGGAATATCCTGATAATAGCATTCGGAACAGTCCTTTTGTTAGTGGGCTTTATGATAAAATGTTGACAAGGCATCACACAAAATGGATAGTCAAGAAAAAGGCTGTGACAAGGAGAGGCGCAAACTTGAATCCAGTGGCTAAACTGGTTCCTATCGCTAAAAGGAAACTGATGCCCGCCACAACCACTAGATTGATCAACAGAATATGGGGTGAGTTTTATTCAAAGTATGCACCAGAGGAGTTGAAAGAAGAGGTTGTTGCGGAAATCAAAGAGGAGGAGATTCTGGAAGAGGAGGAAGAGCAGGAAGAAGACGTTGAAGAGGAGCAAGAAGAGAAAGTCTCGGTTGAGAAATCTAACAAAAAATGTCGGACAAGTGAAAAGAGAAAGCTCAGCTCATCTCAGGACGTTAAATGGGAAGGAGAGGTTATTCAGAAAGCTGGTTCCAGTGAGTCCTTATACAAACAGGCTAATGTTTTTGGAGAATCAATTGCTGTTGGAGGCTGTGTCCTTGTTGAAACGGACGAGTCAGAAGAACTGCCGCCTATCTATTTTGTGGAGTATTTGTATGAGAAATCAGGTGGTAAAAAAATGGTTCATGGACGGCTGTTGCTGAGAGGATCTCAAACAGTTCTTGGTAATGCTGCCAATGAGAGTGAGGTATTCTTGACCGAAAACTGTATGGACTTTGAATTGGGGGGTATTCAACGTAGTGTACATGTTGAATTCTTCCGGGTGGAATGGGGATATCAACATCGGAAAGCTAATGCTGTAAAGGATAAGATTGATCGATCAAATGCGGAGAAAAAAAGTAAAGGGTTACCATTAGAATATTACTGCAAAAGCTTCTATCAGCCTGATAAAGGAGCATTCTTTTGTCTTCCTCACAATTCAATGGGAGATGGAAATGGTATTTGTCATGCTTGCGAAACCAGACTAACTGAGAAGGAACACAAGTCATTAAAGGTTAATCCATCAAAAACTTGCTTTAGTTATGAAGGAGTTGAGTACAATATTGGGGATTTTTTCTATGTTGGCCCACGGTATTTTGCTGAAGACGAGAAAGAGAGTGAAACATTCAAGAGTAGTAGGAATGTGGGTCTAAAACCCTTTGTTATTTGTCAGCTCTTGGGAATTGAGCCGGCCAAGTCTTCTCGAAAATCCGATCCCGAGTCCATAAAAATTAAAGCACGGAGATTTTTTAGACCCGAAGACATTTCAGCAGAAAAAGCATATCGATCTGATGTTCGTGAG GTTTACTTCAGTGAGCAAACTCAATTGTTGAGTGTAGCTGTTGTCCAGGGGAAGTGTCAAGTGAGAAGAAAACATGATATGCCATCTTCAAATTACCCTGCTTTTTACGAGCATGTCTTCTTTTGCGAACATCTTTATGACCCGGATAGTGGAGCTACCAAACAG CTGCCTGGAAATGTCAAGCTTGGCTCAACGGACGATGAGTCATTGTCTAGAAAGAAGGGAAAAGGTAAACAAATTGAGGATGATGAACTAATCAAGTCAGAAGATGATACTCCAAAGACTCAGTTGGCCACTCTTGATATTTTTGCTGGCTGTGGTGGACTCTCTGAAGGTTTGGAGCAATCAG GTGTGTCACAGACCAAATGGGCAATCGAATACGAAGAACCTGCTGGTGAAGCGTTTAAGCTTAATCACCCAGGAGCTTCAGTGTTTATAAACAACTGCAATGTGATCCTCAG CGCAATTATGTCTGCTTGTGGAGATGAAGATGATTGTATATCAACCTCTGACGCTCTAGAAGAGGCGAAGAAGCTTGATGATAAAGCTATCAGTGATTTACCTAGACCTGGTCAAGTGGATTTCATTAATGGGGGACCACCATGTCAG GGATTTTCAGGAATGAACCGGTTTAACAAAAGTGCTTGGAGTAAGGTTCAATGTGAAATGATCCTGGCTTTTCTGTCATTTGCTGATTATTTTCGGcctaaatattttcttttggaaAACGTGAGAAATTTCGTGTCATTCAACAAATGCCAGACGTTTCGCTTAACATTGGCATCCCTTCTTGAGATGGGTTATCAG GTACGATTTGGAATTCTTGAAGCTGGAGCTTGTGGTGTTTCACAATCACGTAAACGTGCATTTATCTGGGCGGCGTCTCCTGAAGAAATACTGCCTGATTGGCCTGAGCCAATGCATGTTTTTGCGGGTTCTGAGCTTAAAATCAATCTGGACGGCAATACTCAGTACGCTGCAGTGCGAAGTACAGCAACCGGAGCCCCTTTCCGTTCAATTACAGTCAGAGATACTATTGGTGATCTTCCTGCTGTAGAAAATGGGGCTTCTTTAGCCACTATGGAG TACAAGTCCGAGCCTATTTCTTGGTTCCAGAAGATGATCAGAAGGGATATGGTGACCTTAACTGATCATATATCAAAAGAAATGAATGAATTAAATTTGATTCGCTGTCAAAAAATTCCGAAACGCCCAGGTGCTGATTGGAGAGACCTGCCAGATGAGAAG GTTAAGCTGTCCACCGGACAGCTGGTGGATTTGGTTCCTTGGTGCCTGCCAAACACTGCAGAAAGGCACAACCAGTGGAAGGGTCTGTTTGGAAGGTTGGATTGGGAAGGAAACTTCCCAACCTCTATTACCGACCCCCAACCTATGGGCAAGGTTGGGATGTGCTTTCATCCCGATCAAGATAGGATAGTCACAGTTCGTGAATGCGCTCGATCTCAA GGTTTCCCGGATAACTACAAATTTGCGGGTAACATTCAACACAGGCACAGGCAAATTGGCAATGCAGTTCCGCCACCATTGGCATTTGCATTGGGTAGGAAGCTCAAAGAGGCTGTCGAGAAGAAACAATGTGCGTCATAA